Part of the Zhongshania aliphaticivorans genome, CATTATGCTTCACGGCGTCACTTATCGTGAACTCTGGGAAATCAATATGGCGCTGGAGCCAACCGCAGCCGCGTTAGCTGCCAGCAAGATAACACCAGAGTTACTTGACGAAATTGAAGCTAATCTGGCGCGCACCGCTGAGTGCTTGGACAATCCCGCTAAATTAGTAGAATGCGATGTAGAGTTCCATGAACTCATTGCTAAGGCCGCCGACAATCACGCCCTATTACTGGCAAAAGAACCTTTGGGAGAGTTATTTTTCCCAGCTTACGGCACGGTAATTAGCAATATTGGACCAGGCGAGCGCTTGTTCGAAGCACATACAAAAATCTTTCAGGCCCTTAAAAAAGGTAATGAAAAACAAGCCCAAATCTGGATGACTAAGCACATTCGAGACTTTCTAAGAGGCTGCGAGCTTGCCGGTGTTAATATCGACGCGCCAGTTAATAGCAACGTCTAGCACCCATAGCTGCATTACGGCTTTTGACGTGAATAGTGCAAATCACATCATATTTTCGCGCTTTAATAACAACATGGAAAAGCAGGCCAACTCACCCCGTACTATCAGCCTTAACCGGCCTTAGTAATGAGTCAAACAGGGGCATACCTTAAAACTGGAGCGATTAGCCTTGGA contains:
- a CDS encoding FadR/GntR family transcriptional regulator, giving the protein MSKQQAFKAVTKVPAYQLVEESIRGMIMGGELSPGDLLPPETELAVQLEVTRPTVREAFRSLEGAGLLKRGPRRRMVVTAPSPRIVHNAMHEAIMLHGVTYRELWEINMALEPTAAALAASKITPELLDEIEANLARTAECLDNPAKLVECDVEFHELIAKAADNHALLLAKEPLGELFFPAYGTVISNIGPGERLFEAHTKIFQALKKGNEKQAQIWMTKHIRDFLRGCELAGVNIDAPVNSNV